TGGCTGAAGTTGAAGGCCTTGAAGCCCACAAGCGAGCAGTTACCTTGAGACTTCAGGACATAGAAGCCAAGAAGGTTTCAAGATGAGATAATGCTTCAATCCATTGTTCTCTTTATCTCTTGTAAACTACCAACTTAGTTTTTGCAAAGTCTAgggcaatttgcatgatgaaATTACCTAGATTTAGGTGGTATTAATAGCTAGAGATTATCATTTCAAGTTTATGTAACTATTGTTggatttatattacaaatacGACTGCCTAATTAGGTGATCTTAGCTTTTTATCAATCAATAAATGAATCCTATGCATTTGCTGGACCATTATTTTCCTGATAAGCTTGCTCAAGTGTAACTGTTCTCCATGGAGTCCATGGCCAATAAAGTATTAGTATCATGACTAAAGGGTCTTGAGAAAACATGTAGAGAGAGAAACCTCTATGTCAAGAGTGAAGGGAAATCTTGTAAGACTAAGGAAATCTCGTAACAAATGTTAGTGTCTTTTGAATTAGTACGAGGGTCATTTCTTCTCATATCTTAAAAAGTTAATCAGCGGTTTACTCTCATTCTCAAATGGATAATATTGAATGTAAATGATATTcctttttaaatgaaaaaaaggtattggatgatttctttttaaatacattaagGTTCGACTTCGTATGCATTTATATTTACACGGTGAAAATCGAAAATCGCTTTAATAAATGCAATGCAGAGATATTTTACTTCTAAAGGGAAGCATTAATCATTCTTAACTGATTACTTAACATGCTCTCGTACTTTTCCATGTTTAAGAAAACATACTTTATAAAGGACTAGCAGAAAATAGTTAGAGAATGTGTAAAATGGTAgaatatttcatttcaattccTGTAATTTACACTATACAATAACAACCTCATTCAAAAAAAAAGTATGCTAGAAGGAAGCAAGCTATTGtcttttaatgtaaataaataatcgGTTAGTAAATGGCTAGAAGTTCAAGAATCACCCTTGAAGTTTTCTCTCACTATTTATGTATGAATGGATAAAACTATGTAAGTCTTTTCCCCCCAATTTTTCCTTCCTAAGATGAGTCTCTGTTATTATATTAAGTTGAAACAGACCCTATCACAAAGAATGATACCCTTTTTCATTGAACTCCCAAGCGCAAAGTCCAAAATCCCCAACGAAGGAATGTTTGAGTGTGTTACCCAACAAACATGCTAGTCTACCGAATCTCGACCATGCTGCAACCACAGGTCTTCAAGCAGTGTTGACTGGTTGCAACCAAGTTCATCGATGGCCATAATCATAAAATGCTTGGAAATCACACCGCTATTTTAGATTAAATAGCATGAGAAGAAACCTGTGTAGGCACAATGAACAACAATTACTTTGTTCCTCTATCACCTTAAAGGGCTAACAACCCAGCCTGTAATAGGATTCTGTCGCCGAAATCTCAACTTCCCATGTCCACCACTTTGCAATCGCTCGAGCACTGTATACGTAATTGAATCTGGTGTCAACCCTTGCTGCTTGAGTTTTGAATAAAGGTCCACTGCCTCAGCAGTTCTTCCACACCTTTCAAGACAGTCAAGCAAAATATTATACGTGATCAAGTTAGGAGTGCATTCTTCAGCaagcatttcatcaaacaaccTACATGCCATCTCAACTTTATCCGTCTTGCCAAAGCACTCAATAAGTGTGCTATAGGTCACAACATCAGGATTTAATCCTTTCTCTTGCATCTCTTTAAATCTCATGTGAGCTTCATCAATATCCCCATTCTTTCCAAGGCAATTGATCAAAGAGTTATAGGAAATGACATCAGGCTTACAATCGCTATTCTCTAGTtcttcaaaaaatttaacagCAAGGTCTACTCTTCCAGCCCTGCCAAAGCTGGAGATCAAAATATTGTATGTAAATATATCTGGTGGGGGACCATCCTGTTTCATCTTTTCATAAAGATCATGAATATGTGATATTTGTTTCAACCTGCCAAGAGCGGTGAATGCCGTATTATACATAATAGTATCAGTGGTTATACCCTTTTCATGAATTCTATTCAGAAGGTCTATGGCTTCTGTCATTTTGCCAGCACTGCATAAACTCTCCAACATGGACATACAAGCATCTTTGTCACCCTTGTCATGAAAGTTCCACATGTTGCAAAATAACCTATGTGCTTCCGAAGCATGACCCAATTTGCTTAAAGTCCTAACAAAGTATGAATATATCTGCTTGTTCATATATTTCTTTGATATATCCACAATGTTGTCTAGCTCATTAAGCTTCCCCTCAGCAACCAGAAGATTCAAAATCACACTGTACGTGAACTCATTAGGCTGACAATCGTTCTCCACCATCTTAGAGAAAAGCAGAATGGCCTTGTCAACCATTCGCCCTTTGGCAAGCGCCTCAATCATAGTATTATAACCAATTACATTAGGAGTACAGCCTTTTGCTAGCATTGCCTCGAAAAACGCCAGTGACTCCTCAGTTTTGCCTGCTTTCCCAGTCATTCTGATCATAATAGTATAAGTGAACACATCTGGCTCACAATATCTCCGCTTCATATCCTCGAAAACTTTATATGCTTTATCCACCTGCCAAAACAATGCATACACATGATAACTGACTAACAGGAGCAACAGATGTAAAATGTACTTCCAAAAACAGTTTGAAACAATTGTGGCAGTCAATTAGATGTTCATCATCTATTATACAAACTTATCTTAGAGCCTGCTGAACAACATACCAATGCAAACTTCTGAAGTGTACTTCTAAAAACAGTACAACACCAGTGGAACTGTATTAGATGTTCATCAATCTATTTACAAACCTAACTTAGAGCCGCAGAGCAACATACCAATGCAAATTTCAGACAGAAAAGAGCACATATGGCAAGTTCAGAAGAAATTATATACACCTTATTTGAGTTAGTATTATGATATAAACAGTTGAGTAACACTCAATTTGAATAGTGTTTACATAACATAAGCACTTGTAGAAGAACAAAATAA
Above is a genomic segment from Vigna radiata var. radiata cultivar VC1973A chromosome 10, Vradiata_ver6, whole genome shotgun sequence containing:
- the LOC106774566 gene encoding pentatricopeptide repeat-containing protein At1g51965, mitochondrial, with amino-acid sequence MKTPHIFHLRRCFATKYTARITSTAPTGRSLAAEVTPPPPLPSDPRGYLLPRRDLICKATQILLSPPPSSFSDPFSDLSDYLQSLSLSLSPLEASEILKNLKSPSLALKFFHFCPSLSPDFRHESFTYNRLFLILSKSTNPARFDQARDLLSQMHRNAVRGSISTVNILVGFFGSGEDLERCVALVKKWDLRLNAYTYKCLLQAYLRSRDSSTAFQVYRDMVTRGYKLDIFGYNMLLDALAKDEKVDKAYKVFEDMKRRYCEPDVFTYTIMIRMTGKAGKTEESLAFFEAMLAKGCTPNVIGYNTMIEALAKGRMVDKAILLFSKMVENDCQPNEFTYSVILNLLVAEGKLNELDNIVDISKKYMNKQIYSYFVRTLSKLGHASEAHRLFCNMWNFHDKGDKDACMSMLESLCSAGKMTEAIDLLNRIHEKGITTDTIMYNTAFTALGRLKQISHIHDLYEKMKQDGPPPDIFTYNILISSFGRAGRVDLAVKFFEELENSDCKPDVISYNSLINCLGKNGDIDEAHMRFKEMQEKGLNPDVVTYSTLIECFGKTDKVEMACRLFDEMLAEECTPNLITYNILLDCLERCGRTAEAVDLYSKLKQQGLTPDSITYTVLERLQSGGHGKLRFRRQNPITGWVVSPLR